A genome region from Tolypothrix sp. PCC 7712 includes the following:
- a CDS encoding endonuclease domain-containing protein gives MEYEPSPLPSPCGRGSKEKEQEQENQQKYKNNSYPPLPEGEGLGVRAEIAQLAGNNRQIPDVLLERARELRKQETPAETILWECLRNRRLLNKKFRRQHNIDRYIVDFYCHEKLLIIEVDGSIHASQQTEDYIRENWLLSHQFTVIRFSNEQIFNDIESVLYTIAQALIP, from the coding sequence ATGGAATATGAACCCTCACCCCTACCCTCTCCCTGTGGGAGAGGGAGTAAGGAAAAAGAACAGGAACAAGAGAATCAACAAAAATATAAAAATAACTCTTATCCCCCTCTCCCTGAGGGAGAGGGGCTAGGGGTGAGGGCAGAAATTGCACAATTAGCAGGTAACAACCGACAAATTCCCGATGTATTATTAGAACGCGCTCGCGAATTAAGAAAACAAGAAACACCAGCAGAAACAATATTGTGGGAATGTTTAAGAAATCGACGTTTATTAAATAAAAAATTTCGCAGACAACATAATATTGATAGATATATTGTTGATTTTTATTGTCACGAAAAATTACTAATTATCGAGGTAGATGGTAGTATTCATGCAAGTCAGCAAACTGAAGATTATATTAGAGAAAACTGGTTGCTATCTCATCAATTTACTGTTATTCGCTTTAGTAATGAGCAAATATTTAATGATATCGAGTCAGTTTTATATACAATTGCTCAAGCCCTCATCCCCTAA
- a CDS encoding CHAT domain-containing protein gives MELNLRFPENHQVIVTFDGQDTERLDFASPLSAADREEIRWYLETYAARYTTDVDDTRAEGIAKKFRQWGEDLFNAVFQHRTAQRLFNYFQDQNQPGRLLTISASHPAILSLPWELLRDPQGTYLFHENPRISIRRRLAGAGGGRRPFKVQVKDRLRLLFVVSRPSDAGFIDPRGEAMAVLNAIQQAAAGRVEVEFLRPATLDNLVARLEDSRQPPVDIVHFDGHGVFDLDGRFQEQAKHSDPVGLTKGGNENGGNIGYLLFEDKEGKKALITAETLGDMLNRQKVGLIVLSACQSAAMGGEDGEDAMGSVAARLTHAGIPTVLAMTHSVLVTTTQQLFAKFYQGLVSGAGMGEALDNARRDLYLNQQRGERQRGEQRVQLKLQDWFLPALYQAAGDTSLLQQDLNNQESGESPKWGNLPDLQEAGFFGRSRELWQIERWFVQGTRRLTVSGFGGQGKTYLVQEAGRWLHRTGMFEKVCFVDYAAFGGVDAVGWAVSTLATVLDESLIDGAAATQALRKQATLLILDNLETLPVETLRELLTVAKQWSEVGECRVLLTTRTPDFHHPDYPTQGSRKHISLSLRGLGQEDALAYFQSLIKLTLAPKFDPPKRGVLLELFKLVDFHPLSIGLLAKQLENRRPAELGQRLEALIAQTPDNPLLASLNLSLERLDAEAMQLLPRLGVFQGGAFDINLLEITEISESQWQTLRPALEATGLIQPEYLPGVRYPFLKFHPTLAPALWQRLSPEAQTELLAHYQEWYYQISSYLYFEDSKNPHIIRAIAERELPNLLYAVNGTLNAGIEWAVEFVKNVNRFLGYFGLNRDRTRLNQRIAQLTGEVGSDTWYLSRSSSGEQLFNAGRYQQAAQVFSEILAELGEQPSYNRCNTLGWLGRCLRLQRQTAQAAEIYRQALVVAQQLEQSDNVKQLMGTSQTELADTLTDMGDYGEARIAYEAGLDIAQEVGDPRNAAVSNFQLGTLAMQQGNLSEAEQRYREALTTFQQLNEPATEAKAWHNLGIVYEEGNLWDAAEDAYRKSAQIKESLGNLADAASTWQQLGNLNALTGNLGEAEAWFRKALKQFQQLENQATASQILSNLAFILQNQPHRLSEARQLAEEALAIKKTLDPAAAKIWNAYDILADIADKQGDSIQAKEYRRQARQEKAAFAGTQYELRKYRRLIAGVVAVVDNAEIREQLEIEIKNRAEDLPNLVAPIRRILAGERDENILCEPLNLEHSMIISAILRGIADPQSLEALLNNS, from the coding sequence ATGGAATTAAATCTCCGCTTCCCAGAGAATCATCAAGTCATTGTCACATTTGATGGGCAAGACACTGAGAGGCTGGATTTTGCCTCACCATTGAGTGCAGCAGACAGAGAAGAGATTCGCTGGTACTTAGAAACTTATGCGGCACGTTACACCACAGATGTAGACGATACACGGGCGGAAGGGATAGCAAAAAAATTCCGGCAATGGGGCGAAGATTTATTTAATGCGGTTTTTCAACATCGGACTGCTCAACGGCTGTTTAATTATTTTCAAGATCAAAATCAACCAGGACGCTTATTAACAATCAGCGCTAGTCATCCAGCAATTTTATCCCTGCCTTGGGAATTGTTACGCGACCCACAAGGTACTTATTTATTTCACGAAAATCCCCGCATTTCGATTCGTCGCCGCTTGGCTGGTGCAGGGGGTGGACGCAGGCCGTTTAAAGTGCAAGTCAAAGACCGATTGCGGTTATTGTTTGTCGTCAGTCGTCCCAGTGATGCGGGATTTATTGACCCCCGTGGTGAAGCAATGGCAGTATTGAACGCCATTCAACAAGCAGCAGCCGGAAGAGTTGAGGTAGAATTTTTGCGTCCAGCCACCTTGGATAATTTAGTAGCGCGGCTAGAAGACTCGCGCCAACCCCCTGTTGATATTGTGCATTTTGACGGTCATGGGGTATTTGATTTAGATGGGCGTTTCCAAGAACAGGCTAAACATAGCGACCCCGTGGGACTAACTAAAGGCGGGAACGAGAACGGCGGCAATATAGGTTATTTGTTATTTGAGGATAAAGAAGGGAAAAAAGCCCTGATTACTGCCGAAACCTTGGGTGATATGCTGAATCGGCAAAAAGTGGGGTTAATTGTTTTGTCTGCCTGTCAGTCGGCGGCGATGGGTGGGGAAGATGGAGAAGATGCAATGGGTAGTGTAGCCGCTAGGTTAACCCATGCAGGTATTCCCACAGTCTTGGCAATGACTCATTCGGTATTAGTGACAACTACCCAACAACTGTTTGCTAAATTTTATCAGGGTTTAGTATCTGGTGCTGGTATGGGTGAAGCATTAGATAATGCGCGGCGAGACTTGTATCTCAACCAACAACGGGGAGAACGGCAACGGGGTGAGCAACGAGTACAGTTAAAATTGCAAGATTGGTTTTTACCTGCGTTGTATCAAGCGGCTGGGGATACCTCATTATTGCAGCAAGACTTGAACAACCAAGAAAGCGGCGAGTCACCAAAATGGGGAAACTTGCCGGATTTACAAGAAGCTGGATTCTTCGGTCGTAGCCGGGAATTATGGCAGATAGAAAGATGGTTTGTGCAGGGAACGCGCCGCCTCACAGTATCGGGTTTTGGTGGACAGGGAAAAACCTATCTTGTCCAGGAAGCAGGACGTTGGTTACACCGCACAGGGATGTTTGAGAAAGTTTGTTTTGTAGATTATGCTGCTTTTGGTGGTGTGGATGCTGTAGGCTGGGCAGTTAGCACCCTGGCGACAGTGTTAGACGAGAGTTTAATTGATGGGGCGGCGGCAACTCAGGCGTTGCGTAAGCAAGCTACTTTGCTGATTTTAGATAACTTAGAAACCTTGCCAGTAGAAACTCTCCGGGAACTGTTAACTGTGGCAAAACAGTGGTCTGAGGTTGGGGAATGTCGGGTATTACTCACCACTCGCACACCAGATTTTCACCATCCCGATTATCCCACACAAGGCAGTCGCAAACATATCTCCTTATCTTTGCGAGGTTTGGGACAAGAAGATGCCCTAGCGTATTTCCAGAGTTTGATTAAACTGACGCTAGCACCCAAATTTGACCCACCTAAACGGGGCGTATTATTGGAATTATTTAAACTGGTGGATTTTCATCCCCTGTCCATTGGTTTGTTAGCGAAACAGTTGGAAAATCGCCGTCCGGCAGAGTTGGGACAACGCTTAGAAGCGTTGATTGCCCAAACACCAGATAATCCCCTCTTGGCATCGTTGAATTTATCTTTGGAAAGGTTGGATGCTGAAGCAATGCAGTTGTTGCCTCGTTTAGGCGTGTTTCAGGGCGGGGCGTTTGACATTAACTTGCTGGAAATTACAGAAATTTCTGAGTCACAATGGCAAACTTTGCGCCCAGCTTTAGAAGCCACTGGTTTAATTCAGCCCGAATATTTGCCTGGTGTCCGCTATCCTTTTCTCAAATTTCACCCCACCTTAGCACCTGCCTTGTGGCAGCGCTTATCCCCAGAAGCACAGACAGAACTGCTTGCCCATTATCAAGAGTGGTATTATCAAATTTCTAGCTATTTGTATTTTGAAGATAGCAAAAATCCTCATATAATTCGTGCCATTGCCGAACGGGAATTACCGAATTTACTTTATGCAGTTAATGGGACGTTGAATGCAGGTATAGAATGGGCGGTAGAGTTTGTTAAAAATGTAAACAGATTTCTTGGTTACTTTGGACTTAACCGCGATCGCACTAGATTAAATCAACGGATTGCTCAGTTAACTGGGGAAGTAGGTTCTGATACATGGTATCTCAGCCGTAGTAGTTCAGGCGAGCAATTATTCAATGCTGGTCGCTATCAACAAGCAGCGCAAGTGTTTAGTGAGATACTGGCAGAGTTGGGCGAACAACCAAGCTATAACCGCTGTAATACTTTGGGTTGGCTGGGGCGGTGCTTGAGATTGCAAAGACAAACAGCACAAGCAGCAGAAATTTACCGTCAGGCGTTGGTAGTGGCGCAGCAGTTGGAACAGTCTGATAATGTCAAGCAACTGATGGGAACGTCGCAGACTGAATTGGCAGATACGCTGACGGATATGGGAGATTATGGTGAGGCACGCATTGCTTATGAAGCAGGATTAGATATTGCCCAAGAAGTTGGAGACCCTCGTAACGCTGCGGTATCAAATTTTCAACTCGGAACTCTAGCCATGCAGCAAGGCAATCTTTCAGAAGCAGAACAGCGTTACCGTGAAGCACTGACTACTTTCCAGCAACTCAACGAACCAGCAACAGAAGCCAAGGCTTGGCATAACCTGGGTATAGTGTACGAAGAAGGCAATTTGTGGGACGCTGCGGAAGATGCCTACCGAAAATCAGCACAAATTAAAGAATCTCTAGGAAATCTGGCAGATGCAGCAAGTACTTGGCAACAATTAGGCAATCTCAATGCACTTACAGGGAACCTGGGAGAGGCAGAGGCTTGGTTTCGTAAGGCTTTGAAGCAATTTCAACAATTAGAAAATCAAGCAACTGCATCTCAAATATTAAGTAACCTCGCTTTCATACTACAAAACCAACCCCACCGCCTCAGCGAAGCCCGACAATTGGCAGAAGAAGCATTAGCTATCAAGAAAACCTTAGACCCAGCTGCGGCTAAGATTTGGAACGCCTATGACATCTTGGCAGATATTGCCGACAAGCAGGGCGACAGCATCCAAGCTAAAGAATATCGTCGCCAAGCAAGACAAGAAAAAGCGGCGTTTGCGGGGACACAGTATGAGTTGCGGAAATATAGGCGGTTGATTGCAGGGGTAGTAGCTGTTGTGGATAATGCAGAAATCAGGGAACAGCTAGAAATTGAGATAAAGAATCGTGCAGAAGATTTGCCAAATCTCGTTGCTCCCATCCGTCGCATCTTAGCCGGCGAGCGAGATGAGAATATACTGTGCGAGCCGTTAAATTTGGAACATTCTATGATTATCTCCGCTATCCTGCGGGGTATTGCTGACCCTCAATCCCTTGAAGCGTTATTAAATAATTCGTAA
- a CDS encoding type I polyketide synthase — MSANSIDAALADLESQINSCEKTLIKFIEEKKVKSDKPISINKINRQLQQNPIAIIGMASLFPKSRNLREYWRNIISKADCITDVPETHWSVKDYYDPNPRTPEDKTYCKRGGFIPEVDFNPMEFGIPPSILEVTDVSQLLSLVVAKEAMEDAGYGEARDYNREMVGVILGVAMAKQLGMPLSARLEYPVWEKALKSSGLSDEDTAKIIEKIKSAYVKWDENAFPGMLANVVAGRIANRLNFGGMNCVVDAACASSFGALKMAISELVEYRSDMMLTGGVDTDNTIMAYISFSKTPAVSPSENVKPFDAKSDGMMLGEGIGMIVLKRLEDAERDNDKIYAVIKGIGTSSDGRYKSIYAPRKEGQVKALERAYEDAGFSPATVGLMEAHGTGTMAGDPTEFGSLRDFFGEHDSKKQHIALGSVKSQIGHTKAAAGAASLIKTALALHHKILPPTINITEPNPKLNIKNSSFYLNTETRPWIRAEGDAPRRAGVSSFGFGGTNYHVVLEEYEAEQEKPYRLHNAPAEILLFAGTSAQLISKCEATLANLQSKDGERHYAQLMQDSTAQEIPQTSARVGFVAENLQEACKLLQISLDWLKHKGAAISWEHPQGIYFRSSGMNLAGKVVALFSGQGSQYLEMGRELVMNFPQMRRLYSKMDSLLLKDNLRSLSEIVFPNPAFEETEKNAQVAALQRTEYAQPAIGVLSAGLYKILQQAGFKSDFVAGHSFGELTALWAAGVLSEEDYLFLVKARGQAMAAPEDPDHDRGSMLAVKEDIAKVEAIVRHYPQVLIANINSPTQVVLAGPTAEIAKVRQVLHDKGCAAVLLPVSAAFHTPLIAFAQKSFAIATKSVKFQIPQLPVFSNVTGLKYPQEAPAIQKVLESHLSNSVLFKQEIENIYAAGGYCFVEFGPRRILSNLVKDILGDRPHLTISLNPSTQKNSDRSLREAAVQLRVVGMNLQNLDPYQLPPALPAPENEKKKALTVKLNGINFVSEKTKNAFPQALQNGHKVKLAAPTSEVTVTPAVSAPASEVTVTPAVSAPIPEVTITPAISAPAPAPVNIEPVSPTPIHTNGHKKTAPTPVMNGAAYAPETKPQMNPATLLQIPAQESKMQTPEKPVNYQQVLESLEYLLAQFQNNQSENLQVHEQYLNHQMEYAKTFFQLMQQQNALLAEAKTSTETAKLKQMVMESLERSMMQFHSQQGETLRIHEQYLQEQIAYTKNFFQLIQQEYSHLVTGEEITLPQVTLPFVSEAVTEAPVPPTAKIVETLTAPVVEAKVEPVAKNGSAPKIVEPQPEPVAEIPAPPVVEIPPQPVVEIPAPVAETVAFIPEPAPVAAPAPASSTIDLSQLGTNLLTITSEKTGYPIEMLEMDMDMEADLGIDSIKRVEILGGLQELYPDLPKPNLEELAEKRTIGQVVEYLQNHAAGNVAVAAPVQEVAEIPPVVAPVATVVTAPEPVAPVAVVAAPEPVVPLSEVVSFAPEVETTTETTTSADYADIGQTLLNITSEKTGYPVEMLEMEMDMEADLGIDSIKRVEILGAMQDMYPDLPKPNIEELGDLRTIGQIVDYLQKLAGGEKKKHEFEFDNEPIIDVEHNVQRLPIKLKYLPQPDYLDFNLPEGHIALVTDDGSLTTSVVVQSLVDQDWKVVVLSFPQAVIPQQALLPPGVTRITLVDFSEQLLQDKLSAFPVGVADGIASNIGSIGAFIHIHPVFQVSHTKTLPYIEQEKAIVKHVFFMAKHLKKSLNEAARYGRSCFLTVARLDGAFGFEHNTNFGVIGAGLAGLTKTMRWEWPKVYTRAVDISPALDAQQSAQHIIAELHDSNLYLSEVGYSAQGRVTLVTSSDK, encoded by the coding sequence ATGTCTGCTAATTCCATTGATGCTGCCTTGGCTGATTTAGAAAGCCAGATCAACAGTTGTGAAAAAACTTTGATTAAGTTTATAGAGGAGAAAAAAGTGAAGTCGGATAAGCCAATTTCCATTAACAAGATTAACAGACAATTACAACAAAATCCTATAGCCATTATTGGGATGGCATCTTTATTTCCTAAGTCACGGAATTTACGGGAATATTGGCGCAATATTATTAGCAAAGCCGACTGTATTACAGATGTTCCAGAAACTCACTGGAGCGTTAAAGATTACTACGATCCAAACCCCAGAACACCGGAAGATAAAACCTATTGCAAACGCGGCGGGTTTATTCCTGAGGTTGATTTTAACCCAATGGAATTCGGTATTCCCCCCAGCATTTTAGAAGTTACCGACGTATCGCAACTATTAAGTTTAGTGGTTGCGAAAGAAGCAATGGAAGATGCTGGTTACGGTGAAGCGCGTGATTACAACCGCGAAATGGTGGGGGTAATCCTTGGTGTGGCGATGGCGAAGCAATTAGGTATGCCACTTTCCGCCAGGTTAGAATATCCTGTTTGGGAAAAAGCGCTGAAAAGCAGTGGTTTATCTGATGAAGATACCGCCAAAATTATCGAAAAAATCAAAAGCGCTTACGTCAAGTGGGATGAAAATGCATTCCCGGGGATGTTAGCTAACGTTGTGGCTGGGAGAATCGCCAACCGTTTGAATTTTGGCGGGATGAACTGTGTAGTTGACGCAGCTTGTGCTAGTTCCTTCGGCGCTTTGAAAATGGCGATTAGCGAACTAGTTGAGTATCGCAGCGATATGATGCTGACTGGTGGTGTGGATACAGACAACACCATCATGGCTTATATCTCCTTCAGCAAAACCCCGGCTGTTTCTCCTAGCGAGAATGTCAAACCTTTCGATGCTAAGTCCGATGGGATGATGCTGGGTGAAGGTATCGGGATGATTGTCCTCAAGCGCTTAGAAGATGCGGAACGGGACAACGATAAAATCTATGCAGTGATCAAAGGTATTGGTACTTCTAGCGATGGCCGCTACAAGAGTATTTATGCTCCCCGCAAAGAAGGTCAAGTTAAAGCCTTAGAACGTGCTTATGAAGATGCTGGCTTTTCTCCCGCTACCGTTGGCTTGATGGAAGCACATGGTACAGGGACAATGGCTGGCGACCCCACAGAATTCGGCTCTTTGCGCGATTTCTTTGGCGAACATGATTCTAAGAAGCAGCATATTGCACTGGGTAGCGTGAAGTCCCAAATTGGACATACAAAAGCAGCAGCAGGTGCAGCAAGTTTAATTAAAACTGCTTTGGCATTACATCACAAGATATTGCCACCGACAATTAACATTACTGAGCCAAACCCCAAACTCAACATTAAAAATTCCTCATTCTATTTGAATACCGAAACCAGACCTTGGATTCGCGCCGAAGGTGACGCGCCAAGACGTGCTGGTGTGAGTTCCTTTGGTTTTGGCGGGACAAATTACCACGTGGTTTTAGAAGAATACGAAGCCGAACAAGAAAAGCCTTACCGCTTACATAATGCACCTGCGGAAATTCTGCTGTTTGCTGGGACTTCTGCTCAACTAATCTCCAAGTGCGAAGCAACCTTGGCGAATTTGCAGTCTAAGGACGGCGAAAGACATTACGCCCAATTGATGCAAGATTCTACAGCGCAAGAAATTCCCCAAACATCTGCGAGAGTTGGTTTTGTAGCTGAGAATCTGCAAGAAGCTTGCAAGTTATTGCAAATTAGTTTGGATTGGCTGAAGCACAAAGGTGCAGCTATCTCTTGGGAGCATCCCCAAGGTATTTATTTCCGTTCTTCGGGAATGAATTTGGCTGGTAAAGTTGTGGCGCTGTTCTCTGGACAAGGTTCTCAATATTTAGAGATGGGCCGGGAATTGGTGATGAACTTCCCCCAAATGCGTCGGCTTTACAGCAAGATGGACAGCCTGTTGCTGAAAGATAACTTGCGCTCATTGTCGGAAATTGTCTTCCCCAACCCAGCATTTGAAGAAACAGAAAAGAATGCTCAAGTAGCCGCTTTACAGCGCACAGAATATGCTCAACCTGCAATTGGGGTATTGAGTGCTGGGCTGTATAAAATTCTGCAACAAGCTGGTTTCAAATCCGATTTCGTTGCAGGACACAGCTTTGGTGAACTAACAGCTTTATGGGCTGCGGGTGTATTAAGCGAAGAAGATTACTTGTTCCTGGTGAAAGCACGCGGTCAAGCAATGGCGGCTCCCGAAGACCCAGACCACGATCGCGGTAGTATGTTGGCAGTCAAAGAAGACATTGCCAAGGTAGAAGCGATTGTTAGACATTACCCTCAGGTGTTAATCGCTAATATCAATTCTCCTACCCAAGTGGTGTTAGCTGGCCCCACCGCCGAAATCGCGAAAGTTCGCCAAGTATTGCATGACAAAGGTTGTGCGGCTGTATTACTACCCGTATCCGCAGCCTTCCACACCCCATTAATTGCTTTTGCTCAGAAATCCTTTGCGATCGCAACTAAGTCTGTTAAATTCCAAATTCCCCAACTCCCAGTTTTCAGCAACGTTACTGGGCTAAAGTACCCCCAAGAAGCACCTGCAATTCAAAAAGTTTTGGAAAGTCACCTCTCCAACTCGGTGCTGTTTAAGCAAGAGATTGAGAATATCTACGCTGCTGGTGGTTACTGCTTTGTCGAATTTGGCCCCCGCAGAATACTCAGCAACTTAGTCAAAGATATTTTAGGCGATCGCCCACACCTGACCATTTCCTTAAACCCCAGCACCCAAAAGAACAGCGATCGCTCTTTGCGCGAAGCAGCTGTACAGTTGCGTGTAGTGGGGATGAATTTGCAAAATCTCGATCCTTATCAACTACCTCCCGCCTTACCCGCACCCGAAAACGAGAAGAAAAAAGCGTTAACGGTGAAGTTAAACGGCATTAATTTTGTGTCGGAAAAAACCAAAAATGCCTTCCCGCAAGCTTTACAAAACGGGCATAAAGTCAAGCTAGCTGCACCCACATCTGAAGTTACCGTTACTCCCGCAGTATCTGCACCTGCATCTGAAGTTACCGTTACCCCCGCAGTATCTGCACCTATACCTGAAGTTACCATCACCCCCGCAATCTCTGCACCTGCACCTGCACCTGTGAACATAGAACCTGTAAGTCCCACACCCATTCACACTAACGGACATAAGAAAACTGCCCCTACCCCAGTCATGAACGGCGCTGCTTATGCTCCCGAAACCAAGCCTCAAATGAATCCTGCGACCCTTTTACAAATACCAGCCCAGGAATCAAAGATGCAAACACCTGAAAAACCTGTAAATTATCAACAAGTTCTAGAAAGTTTAGAATATCTCCTGGCTCAATTTCAGAACAATCAAAGCGAAAATTTACAAGTTCACGAACAATATCTCAATCATCAGATGGAATATGCCAAAACATTTTTCCAACTGATGCAACAACAAAACGCTTTACTCGCTGAAGCTAAAACTTCAACAGAAACCGCCAAGCTCAAGCAAATGGTCATGGAAAGCTTAGAGCGCAGCATGATGCAGTTTCATTCCCAACAAGGTGAAACTCTACGCATCCATGAGCAATATCTCCAAGAGCAAATTGCATATACCAAAAACTTTTTCCAACTAATTCAGCAAGAGTATTCTCACCTGGTTACTGGTGAAGAAATCACCTTACCACAGGTAACATTACCCTTCGTGAGCGAAGCTGTTACCGAAGCACCCGTTCCACCCACCGCCAAAATTGTTGAAACTCTGACTGCACCTGTAGTTGAGGCAAAAGTTGAGCCTGTAGCCAAAAATGGCTCCGCTCCCAAAATTGTTGAACCTCAGCCTGAGCCTGTAGCAGAAATTCCTGCGCCTCCAGTTGTGGAAATTCCCCCTCAACCTGTAGTTGAGATTCCTGCACCTGTAGCAGAAACAGTTGCTTTCATTCCCGAACCCGCACCTGTAGCAGCACCTGCACCTGCATCTAGCACCATCGATTTATCTCAACTGGGTACTAACCTGTTAACCATCACCAGTGAAAAGACAGGCTACCCCATCGAAATGTTAGAGATGGACATGGACATGGAGGCAGACTTAGGTATTGACTCCATCAAACGGGTAGAAATCTTAGGCGGATTGCAAGAATTATACCCCGACCTACCCAAGCCCAACTTAGAAGAATTAGCCGAAAAACGCACCATTGGCCAAGTTGTAGAATATCTGCAAAACCACGCTGCTGGTAACGTAGCTGTAGCTGCTCCTGTACAAGAAGTAGCAGAGATTCCCCCAGTAGTCGCCCCAGTTGCAACCGTAGTCACTGCACCTGAACCAGTCGCCCCAGTTGCAGTAGTAGCTGCACCTGAGCCAGTAGTTCCCCTCAGCGAAGTAGTTTCCTTCGCGCCTGAAGTTGAAACCACAACTGAAACCACAACCAGCGCTGACTACGCAGACATCGGTCAAACCCTACTCAACATTACCAGTGAAAAAACTGGTTATCCAGTAGAGATGCTGGAAATGGAAATGGACATGGAAGCCGACTTAGGGATTGACTCCATCAAACGAGTAGAAATCCTGGGTGCAATGCAAGACATGTACCCCGACTTACCCAAACCAAATATTGAAGAACTCGGCGACCTCCGCACCATCGGTCAAATAGTTGATTATCTCCAGAAGCTGGCTGGAGGTGAAAAAAAAAAGCATGAATTTGAGTTTGACAACGAGCCGATAATAGATGTAGAGCATAACGTTCAACGTCTACCCATCAAACTCAAATACCTCCCCCAACCCGATTACTTAGACTTCAACTTACCAGAGGGACACATCGCCTTAGTCACCGATGATGGTTCCCTCACCACCTCGGTGGTAGTGCAATCCTTAGTGGATCAAGACTGGAAAGTTGTAGTTCTCAGCTTCCCCCAAGCGGTAATTCCCCAACAAGCACTCTTACCCCCAGGCGTTACCCGCATCACCCTAGTAGATTTCAGCGAACAACTACTGCAAGATAAATTATCTGCGTTCCCCGTAGGGGTTGCCGACGGCATCGCAAGTAACATCGGCAGCATTGGGGCCTTCATCCATATTCACCCAGTCTTCCAAGTCAGTCACACAAAGACACTTCCTTACATTGAACAAGAAAAGGCGATCGTTAAACACGTCTTCTTCATGGCCAAACACCTGAAAAAATCCCTCAACGAAGCCGCACGTTACGGACGCAGTTGTTTTCTCACAGTAGCTCGTTTAGATGGAGCCTTCGGGTTTGAGCATAACACCAACTTTGGAGTCATCGGAGCCGGTTTAGCTGGTTTAACCAAAACAATGAGATGGGAATGGCCCAAAGTTTACACCAGAGCAGTTGATATTAGTCCTGCTCTCGATGCTCAACAATCAGCACAACACATCATTGCTGAACTGCACGATTCTAATCTTTATCTCAGTGAAGTTGGCTACAGCGCTCAGGGAAGAGTTACCTTAGTTACTTCATCTGATAAGTAA